A portion of the Deinococcus peraridilitoris DSM 19664 genome contains these proteins:
- a CDS encoding 8-oxo-dGTP diphosphatase has translation MKRCAVLLPTDGKRVLLGLKKRGFGQGKIVELGGKIEPGESPDDTARRELHEESNLQALDTHAAGEVIFEFSARPDLNLHVFVFVTHRWEGVPCESDEIAPEWFETAALPYARMWADAPHWLPQVLRGEQVKYRFVFADDGETIAQITLLEEHAH, from the coding sequence ATGAAACGCTGCGCGGTCCTCCTGCCCACCGATGGGAAGCGCGTGCTGCTGGGCCTCAAGAAACGAGGCTTTGGTCAGGGAAAGATCGTCGAGCTCGGCGGCAAGATCGAACCGGGCGAGTCACCCGACGACACGGCACGGCGCGAGCTGCACGAAGAGTCCAACTTGCAGGCCCTGGATACCCACGCGGCCGGAGAGGTGATCTTCGAGTTCTCCGCACGGCCTGACCTGAACCTGCACGTTTTCGTGTTCGTCACCCACCGCTGGGAGGGCGTACCCTGCGAATCGGACGAGATCGCGCCGGAGTGGTTCGAAACGGCGGCCCTGCCTTACGCGCGGATGTGGGCCGACGCGCCGCACTGGCTGCCACAGGTCCTGCGTGGCGAACAGGTCAAGTACCGGTTCGTGTTCGCCGATGATGGCGAAACCATCGCCCAGATCACTCTCCTGGAGGAACACGCTCACTGA
- a CDS encoding PspA/IM30 family protein, which translates to MSILERLSRLLRANVNDMISKAEDPGKIIEQSLRDMRDAYQQARSEVAESMAQLSKLEREQNTNQKIAQEYGNKAAEALKLGSEDLAREALRRKKNHEDLAAGFADQVKVHQTTVDQLKTQLRALEAKIDEMEAKKELLQARSSTAKASETLERMSGFDRSQGALNAFDEMERKVAAQEDRARAMGSLREEGDIDAQLRNLGRDAEIDAELEKLKQQIGGSSNS; encoded by the coding sequence ATGAGTATTCTTGAACGCCTGTCCCGTCTGCTTCGTGCCAATGTCAACGACATGATCTCCAAGGCCGAGGACCCCGGCAAGATCATCGAGCAGTCGCTGCGCGACATGCGTGACGCTTATCAGCAGGCCCGCAGCGAGGTGGCCGAGTCGATGGCGCAGCTTTCGAAGCTGGAACGCGAACAGAACACCAACCAGAAAATCGCACAGGAGTACGGCAACAAGGCCGCTGAAGCGCTCAAACTGGGCAGCGAGGATCTGGCGCGCGAAGCGCTGCGCCGTAAAAAGAACCACGAGGACCTGGCAGCCGGTTTTGCCGACCAGGTCAAAGTCCACCAGACGACCGTCGATCAGCTCAAAACGCAGTTGCGGGCGCTGGAAGCCAAGATCGACGAGATGGAAGCCAAGAAGGAACTCCTGCAGGCCCGGTCCTCGACGGCCAAGGCCAGCGAGACCCTGGAGCGCATGAGCGGCTTTGATCGCTCGCAGGGCGCCCTCAACGCCTTCGACGAGATGGAGCGCAAGGTCGCTGCCCAGGAAGACCGCGCGCGCGCCATGGGTTCGCTGCGCGAGGAAGGTGACATCGACGCGCAGCTCAGGAATCTGGGCCGTGACGCCGAAATCGACGCTGAACTCGAAAAACTCAAGCAGCAGATTGGTGGTTCCAGCAACAGTTGA
- a CDS encoding NADH:flavin oxidoreductase/NADH oxidase — translation MSALFSSLSLRDLSLKNRLVVSPMCMYSAKEGLANDFHLVHLGGFALGGAGMIVVEATAVSPEGRISPDDLGLWRDEHIAPLTRITDFVREYGSFSAVQLAHAGRKASTYAPWKGRGAVPDIGGGWSVLGPSALAYSDIYRTPREMTPEDIARVVNDFRDATRRAILAGFDAVEIHAAHGYLLHQFLSPLSNARTDDYGGNFENRTRLLLEVTRAVRTAWPSHLPLLVRLSATDWVEGGWSIEDTVRVSAMLSLEGVDVIDVSSGGLSADQQITVEPGYQVPFAARVRAEAGMKTMAVGLITEPLQAEAVVSEGAADLVAVARAFLRDPHWPQHAAHVLGVDIPWPVQYERAKL, via the coding sequence GTGAGTGCCCTGTTCTCGTCTTTGTCGTTGCGTGATCTCAGCTTGAAAAATCGTCTGGTCGTTTCCCCGATGTGCATGTACTCGGCGAAAGAGGGACTGGCCAATGACTTTCACCTCGTCCACCTGGGCGGTTTTGCGCTGGGCGGGGCGGGGATGATCGTCGTGGAGGCCACTGCCGTGAGCCCGGAGGGACGCATCAGTCCCGATGACCTCGGCTTATGGCGCGACGAGCACATCGCGCCGCTCACCCGGATCACCGACTTCGTGCGCGAGTACGGCAGCTTTAGTGCCGTGCAGCTCGCACACGCCGGTCGCAAGGCCAGCACCTACGCACCCTGGAAAGGTCGCGGGGCCGTGCCCGACATCGGGGGCGGCTGGAGCGTCCTGGGACCGAGCGCACTGGCCTACTCGGACATTTACCGCACACCGCGTGAAATGACACCAGAAGACATCGCGCGCGTCGTGAACGATTTCCGCGACGCCACCCGGCGGGCCATCCTGGCCGGCTTTGACGCCGTGGAGATTCACGCCGCCCACGGCTACCTGCTGCATCAGTTCCTGTCTCCCCTGTCAAATGCACGCACCGACGACTACGGTGGAAACTTCGAGAACCGTACCCGGTTGCTGCTGGAAGTCACGCGGGCGGTGCGCACGGCCTGGCCGAGCCACCTGCCGCTGCTGGTCAGGCTCTCGGCGACCGACTGGGTGGAAGGAGGCTGGAGCATCGAGGACACAGTGCGCGTGAGCGCAATGCTTTCACTCGAGGGGGTCGACGTGATCGACGTGTCCTCGGGCGGCCTCAGTGCCGATCAGCAGATTACGGTCGAACCTGGTTACCAGGTGCCGTTCGCGGCGCGCGTGCGGGCCGAGGCCGGCATGAAAACCATGGCGGTCGGCCTGATCACCGAACCTCTGCAAGCCGAAGCGGTGGTCAGTGAAGGCGCCGCTGACCTGGTGGCCGTCGCGCGGGCCTTTTTGCGCGATCCGCACTGGCCCCAGCATGCCGCGCACGTCCTGGGCGTCGACATCCCCTGGCCGGTACAGTACGAACGCGCCAAGCTCTGA
- a CDS encoding MFS transporter produces MTTIAKQRLFYGWVVVAVTALVLLLAAGARSAPGVFLLPMQGDLGYSRATLSFAVSLGLIMFGLGGPISGALMDRFGPRHVTALGLLVTGVSFGLSALIGNYWQLYLLWGLLSGLGTGLVGSVLGATVATRWFVAKRGLVTGLFGAASSAGQLLFLPLLAGLSASVGWRSSTLVIGALALACLLPAWLLMRDSPGQMGERPLGLHENQALPGIRPDVGIMRRALRSRAFWLLATTFFVCGATSNGIIGTHFIAYCTEQGLTPGVAAGFLALMGVFNFVGTIASGALTDRYDPRALLSLYYAFRGVSLFLLLFIPPGPGLIAFAVLFGLDYIATVPPTVALVADTFGRGNVGIVYGWVFFAHMLGAALAAWLGGVARDVLGSYGTAFVAAAILSLAAGALSQGIRRAPKPALA; encoded by the coding sequence ATGACGACGATCGCAAAACAGCGCCTTTTTTACGGCTGGGTGGTGGTCGCGGTCACCGCCCTGGTCCTGCTGCTGGCCGCCGGAGCACGCAGCGCGCCCGGAGTATTTTTGCTGCCCATGCAAGGTGATCTGGGTTATTCACGCGCGACGTTGTCCTTTGCCGTTTCGCTGGGCCTCATCATGTTCGGCCTGGGTGGGCCCATCAGCGGCGCCCTGATGGACCGTTTCGGACCCCGGCACGTAACGGCGCTGGGCTTGCTGGTCACGGGTGTCAGTTTTGGCCTGAGCGCCCTGATCGGCAATTATTGGCAGCTTTACCTGCTGTGGGGGCTCCTCAGCGGCCTGGGCACCGGTCTGGTCGGCAGCGTGCTGGGTGCCACGGTGGCCACGCGCTGGTTCGTCGCGAAGCGCGGCCTGGTCACCGGGCTGTTCGGCGCGGCGAGCTCGGCCGGGCAGCTGCTCTTTCTGCCCTTGCTCGCCGGGCTTTCGGCGTCGGTGGGCTGGCGCAGCAGCACGCTGGTCATCGGTGCGCTGGCGCTGGCCTGTCTGCTGCCTGCCTGGCTGTTGATGCGCGATTCACCCGGCCAGATGGGTGAGCGACCGCTGGGACTGCACGAAAACCAGGCCCTGCCAGGTATCCGTCCGGATGTGGGCATCATGCGCCGGGCGCTGCGTTCCCGGGCGTTCTGGCTGCTGGCAACCACTTTTTTTGTGTGTGGCGCTACCAGCAACGGCATCATCGGTACGCATTTCATCGCTTACTGCACCGAGCAGGGCCTGACGCCCGGGGTCGCGGCCGGATTTCTGGCTTTGATGGGCGTCTTCAACTTCGTCGGCACCATCGCTTCGGGCGCCCTGACCGACCGGTACGATCCACGCGCCCTCTTGAGCCTGTACTACGCGTTTCGTGGCGTGAGCCTGTTCCTGCTGCTGTTCATTCCGCCTGGCCCGGGTCTGATTGCCTTCGCCGTGCTGTTCGGCCTCGATTACATTGCCACCGTGCCGCCCACCGTGGCCCTTGTGGCGGACACGTTCGGGCGCGGCAACGTCGGTATAGTCTACGGCTGGGTCTTTTTCGCACACATGCTGGGTGCCGCCCTGGCCGCCTGGTTGGGCGGCGTGGCGCGCGACGTGCTGGGCAGTTACGGGACCGCCTTTGTGGCCGCGGCGATCCTGTCCCTGGCAGCCGGAGCGCTTTCGCAGGGCATCCGCCGCGCTCCCAAACCCGCGCTCGCCTAG